In Longimicrobium sp., a single genomic region encodes these proteins:
- a CDS encoding HNH endonuclease codes for MSMTLVISQGYLPIGTVTVQRAVQLYVDGKAEIERAHPTRRFRSMRMVVPAPRIVRLRANVKLPGRLFGAAPLGGGNHNLFDRDGRRCLYCGRGEAEVRRAGHRLTRDHVVPLSRGGSDAWRNVATACEPCNNLKADRTPAEAGMPLLAEPRTPTAWELVRARHGEVAELFW; via the coding sequence ATGAGCATGACGCTGGTCATCAGCCAGGGCTACCTGCCGATCGGCACCGTGACGGTGCAGCGCGCCGTGCAGCTGTACGTGGACGGCAAGGCCGAGATCGAGCGCGCCCACCCCACGCGCCGCTTCCGCTCGATGCGGATGGTGGTTCCCGCGCCGCGCATCGTGCGCCTGCGGGCGAACGTGAAGCTGCCCGGCCGCCTGTTCGGGGCGGCGCCGCTGGGCGGCGGCAACCACAACCTCTTCGACCGCGACGGCCGCCGCTGCCTGTACTGCGGGCGCGGCGAGGCGGAGGTTCGGCGCGCGGGGCACCGGCTGACCCGTGACCACGTCGTGCCCCTGTCGCGCGGCGGCTCCGACGCGTGGCGCAACGTTGCCACCGCCTGCGAGCCGTGCAACAACCTGAAGGCCGACCGCACCCCCGCCGAGGCCGGGATGCCGCTGCTCGCCGAGCCGCGCACCCCCACCGCGTGGGAGCTGGTGCGCGCCCGCCACGGCGAAGTGGCCGAGCTGTTCTGGTAG